A genomic segment from Candidatus Zixiibacteriota bacterium encodes:
- a CDS encoding M23 family metallopeptidase, whose protein sequence is MHRSLNILWPLFLIVALNVTAADQKQRPWPVKREIDLSSGFGDLRPNRFHAGVDIRTGGQIGTKIYSPVNGYVWRIKMSYLGYGKGLYVIGDDGHIYVYGHLDNFSSKIDKFVKQAQLKSRRYYLDLTFEKAEIPIKQGELIAFSGRTGSNAPHLHFEIRTPDNYPINPLNHGFSLHDAVRPVFNRIGFKLTDDHSLFDNGSRKLILDAVRQKTGTDYVVEKVLHFNSPFGVLVDCYDQNRVGGMRHTPRRLSLYIDDTLYYQVTMDTLDFDIQRSVNLEYDLVEAAEGEKRVRRLFHHTGNEFSGSKPANNDRGLFGFDAWTLPGPHRGLVVAEDIAGNISRLTFDFVWESPEVILPPDSGVVVQRAVSDGPLAYTVVDDGLIVYINTNVGSELAPRVELYDGDSLLGVESSRLIAAGRYACFIPPQQKYRRIRRIGYTLSESIPAERLIPANIYLVGLEDKETIEVDGNFAVSTGRQNFFAPRFIDVGADKNNPNRYTIEPEAFACRSDFAVLMPPQKSSSEATSDGICWWDKKENEWVWLDNILDANRLKTSATGGGLYALLTDNQPPVISRLSVKNGLTYFNPQLSIDFLLSDNLSKFADDRHILIELDGQWMIPEYDPFTKVCKTRPLETLADGRHDLKISVTDKAGNKTEKTLHFFVKAQNN, encoded by the coding sequence ATGCATAGATCACTGAATATCCTGTGGCCTTTGTTTCTAATTGTCGCTCTTAATGTTACAGCGGCAGACCAAAAACAGCGACCCTGGCCCGTCAAAAGAGAAATCGACCTCTCCAGCGGTTTCGGCGACCTGCGTCCCAATCGCTTTCACGCCGGTGTAGATATCCGCACCGGCGGACAAATCGGCACGAAAATCTATTCACCCGTCAACGGCTACGTGTGGCGCATAAAAATGTCTTACTTGGGTTACGGAAAAGGACTGTACGTCATCGGCGACGACGGCCACATCTATGTCTACGGGCATCTCGACAACTTCTCATCAAAAATAGACAAATTCGTCAAGCAGGCCCAACTCAAATCTCGACGGTATTACCTCGACCTCACCTTCGAGAAAGCGGAGATTCCAATCAAGCAAGGCGAGTTGATAGCGTTCTCCGGCCGCACCGGCTCCAACGCTCCGCATCTCCATTTCGAGATCCGTACCCCCGACAACTATCCGATAAACCCGCTGAACCACGGCTTCAGCTTGCACGATGCCGTCAGACCGGTGTTCAACCGAATCGGATTCAAACTTACCGACGACCATTCTCTTTTCGATAATGGCTCGAGGAAACTCATCCTCGATGCCGTCAGGCAAAAGACCGGCACCGATTACGTTGTCGAAAAAGTTCTGCACTTCAACAGCCCCTTCGGTGTGCTGGTCGACTGCTACGACCAGAACCGAGTCGGCGGCATGAGACACACACCGCGCAGACTATCGCTGTATATCGATGATACCCTCTACTATCAGGTCACAATGGACACGCTCGATTTCGACATTCAGCGCTCGGTTAATCTTGAATACGATCTTGTCGAAGCCGCGGAAGGGGAGAAGCGGGTAAGACGACTTTTCCACCACACCGGCAACGAATTCTCCGGAAGCAAACCCGCCAACAATGACCGTGGCTTATTCGGATTTGATGCCTGGACGTTGCCCGGACCTCACCGCGGACTGGTCGTTGCCGAGGATATAGCCGGTAATATCTCCCGCCTCACTTTCGATTTCGTCTGGGAATCACCGGAAGTGATTCTACCTCCCGACTCCGGTGTTGTGGTTCAGAGGGCTGTCAGTGATGGTCCTTTGGCGTATACTGTCGTCGATGATGGTCTCATCGTGTACATCAACACTAATGTTGGTTCAGAACTCGCGCCGCGCGTTGAACTTTACGATGGCGACTCCCTGCTCGGCGTGGAGAGCTCCCGCCTTATAGCCGCCGGCCGTTACGCGTGCTTCATCCCCCCACAGCAAAAATACCGCCGCATCAGACGCATCGGTTACACTCTGTCAGAAAGCATTCCAGCCGAGCGTCTCATACCGGCCAATATCTATTTGGTTGGCCTTGAAGATAAAGAAACAATTGAAGTTGATGGTAATTTCGCCGTTTCGACCGGACGACAGAATTTCTTTGCCCCGCGGTTTATCGATGTGGGCGCGGACAAGAACAACCCCAACCGGTATACCATCGAACCGGAGGCCTTCGCCTGCCGGAGCGATTTTGCCGTTCTGATGCCGCCCCAAAAATCATCGTCCGAGGCAACCAGCGATGGTATCTGCTGGTGGGATAAAAAAGAAAACGAATGGGTATGGCTCGACAACATTCTCGATGCCAACCGGCTCAAAACATCCGCCACCGGAGGCGGTCTCTATGCCCTTCTTACCGATAACCAGCCACCGGTGATCAGCAGGCTCAGCGTGAAAAACGGCCTGACCTATTTCAATCCCCAGCTGAGCATCGATTTCCTGCTCAGCGATAATCTGTCTAAATTTGCCGATGACCGCCATATCCTTATTGAACTCGATGGCCAGTGGATGATACCTGAATATGATCCGTTTACCAAAGTATGTAAAACAAGACCGTTGGAGACACTGGCGGATGGTCGTCACGACCTGAAAATATCAGTCACCGACAAAGCCGGCAATAAAACTGAAAAAACGCTGCATTTTTTCGTGAAGGCGCAAAATAATTAA
- a CDS encoding electron transfer flavoprotein-ubiquinone oxidoreductase — MDVQREILETDILIVGAGPAGLALAYKLARLVEQDSQLDMPEVLLMEKGSYVGAHALSGAVMDPRGIAELIPDFKEKGCPLSAEVSADAMYYLSRDGSIKFPFIPPSLNNHGNYVISLNKFTTWLGEQVEAAGIDTYAGLAGYELIVEDGKVTGVQTVDMGLDKEGHPRSNFEPGSIVKARVTILCEGVHGSLTRHAFEKIPQLVENTIPQAYLTGVKEVWEVPPGRIKAGQVIHTIGYPQPNNEYGGGWIYGMSDTMVSVGYAVGLNSPDPTNDPHMKFQRYKAHPLVKKILEGGKMLHYGAKTIPDNGYYSLPKLYHDGLMLCGDSAGFLNPQKLKGIHLAIKSGIMAAETVVDCLKADDFSAATLKGYQNRFDNSWAKQELYKTRNFHAGSHGGLMAGMFNGVMQMITGGRGLFDRREKKPDHEYMLTIENYRKRFGNAPEKEKIKFNNEYSYDKLTDVYKSGTMHEEEQPAHLVISDYDICNNRCTEEYGNPCQHFCPAQVYEMVDDPSRPGKTKLQLTPSNCVHCKTCDIADPYQVIRWVTPQGGEGPNYENL; from the coding sequence ATGGATGTTCAGCGCGAAATTCTCGAAACCGATATCCTGATCGTTGGCGCCGGTCCGGCCGGGTTGGCGCTCGCTTATAAACTGGCCCGGCTCGTCGAGCAGGACTCCCAGTTGGATATGCCCGAAGTCCTGCTGATGGAGAAAGGCTCCTATGTCGGCGCCCACGCCCTGTCGGGCGCGGTCATGGATCCGCGCGGCATAGCTGAACTCATTCCCGACTTTAAAGAAAAAGGATGTCCGCTCTCCGCTGAAGTCTCCGCCGACGCGATGTATTATCTCAGCCGCGACGGCTCTATCAAATTCCCCTTTATCCCACCGTCGCTCAATAACCACGGCAACTACGTAATCTCGCTCAACAAGTTTACCACCTGGCTGGGTGAACAGGTTGAAGCCGCCGGCATCGACACCTATGCCGGACTGGCCGGGTATGAGCTGATTGTTGAAGATGGAAAAGTCACCGGCGTTCAGACGGTTGATATGGGGTTGGACAAGGAAGGTCACCCGAGATCGAATTTCGAACCCGGCTCAATCGTTAAAGCACGCGTGACGATTCTTTGCGAGGGCGTTCACGGCTCGCTCACGCGCCACGCCTTCGAGAAAATCCCGCAACTGGTCGAAAATACAATCCCGCAGGCCTATCTGACCGGAGTTAAAGAAGTCTGGGAAGTGCCGCCGGGACGAATCAAAGCCGGACAGGTCATCCACACTATCGGATATCCCCAGCCGAACAACGAGTATGGCGGTGGATGGATATATGGCATGAGTGACACCATGGTTTCGGTGGGATATGCCGTAGGGCTGAACTCCCCCGATCCGACCAATGACCCCCATATGAAATTCCAGCGCTATAAAGCGCATCCGCTGGTGAAGAAAATTCTCGAGGGCGGCAAGATGCTTCACTACGGCGCCAAAACCATTCCGGACAACGGCTACTATTCATTGCCGAAATTATATCACGATGGTCTCATGCTGTGCGGCGATTCGGCCGGATTTCTCAACCCCCAAAAACTCAAGGGAATCCATCTGGCTATCAAATCCGGTATCATGGCGGCCGAAACTGTCGTCGATTGCCTCAAAGCCGATGATTTCTCCGCCGCGACCCTCAAGGGCTACCAGAACCGCTTCGATAACAGTTGGGCGAAACAGGAACTCTACAAAACCCGTAATTTCCACGCCGGGTCCCACGGCGGCCTGATGGCCGGTATGTTTAACGGCGTGATGCAGATGATTACCGGCGGACGCGGCCTGTTTGACCGTCGGGAGAAAAAGCCCGACCACGAATACATGCTTACCATCGAAAACTACAGAAAGCGTTTTGGCAATGCTCCCGAAAAAGAGAAAATCAAATTCAACAACGAATACAGTTACGATAAATTGACCGATGTATACAAGTCGGGCACGATGCACGAAGAAGAGCAGCCGGCCCACCTGGTTATCTCCGACTACGATATTTGTAACAACCGGTGCACCGAAGAATACGGCAACCCCTGCCAGCATTTCTGTCCGGCTCAGGTCTATGAGATGGTCGATGATCCGTCGCGTCCGGGCAAAACGAAACTCCAGCTCACACCGTCCAACTGCGTTCACTGCAAAACGTGCGATATCGCCGACCCGTACCAGGTAATAAGATGGGTCACACCGCAGGGCGGGGAAGGACCGAACTACGAGAATCTCTAA
- a CDS encoding peptidylprolyl isomerase: MFQFLRRMIFPIIIIALVGFLATIVFQWGMDISSRSEYLSANTAARINGEDISWQDFNVIYDRLYQNELGNEDLDLSEYQKKELRTAAWQQLLHDKLVMQEVAKHELTVSDEELYAYLRFSPPADLQRMEPFQTNGQFDYQKYMSAMADPNAASFWSSIEPFVRQEIQKQKLQAMVIQTAQVTDDELKRTYISDNEKVKLGVVNVPFGRFSGTVQPAEEELLAYYNQHATDYTVDERVVLNMVMIPKQPTAYDWEVDSTRAAWLYDSLQTGANFAELAQYYSEDVTAQSGGDLGWFRQGQMVGPFDSTVFSMKRGEISKPVKTEFGWHIIKLLETRDTGTGKDKVKEAHAAHILVKVTPSAETLDAIHKRLSDFRTAAVERGFEQAASDFNLEIIKTKPFAKGQAIDNLGADRVANDFAFAAELNDMSLVQENRDEAYILQLAEKLPAGQASFDEVRDQVRIAYEDQVLRTMCRDTASAIYAETQQGTDLNKAAEKHGAEYKISDNITRNSYISGLGVGNEAVGVAFAMTEKGQISEPVDYSRGSAVLQLLERTYADMTQFEAKRDSLYQVVLQNKQRELYSRWFDHLVETSDIVNNIEEAFEQQTES; the protein is encoded by the coding sequence ATGTTTCAGTTCTTACGTAGAATGATTTTTCCCATAATCATCATAGCTCTGGTGGGATTTCTGGCGACGATTGTTTTTCAGTGGGGTATGGATATCAGCAGTCGGAGCGAATACCTGAGCGCCAACACGGCTGCCCGCATTAACGGTGAGGATATCAGTTGGCAGGATTTCAATGTCATCTACGACCGTCTTTACCAAAACGAGTTGGGCAACGAGGACCTCGATCTCTCCGAGTACCAGAAGAAGGAATTGCGCACGGCAGCCTGGCAGCAACTTCTTCATGACAAGCTGGTGATGCAGGAAGTCGCCAAGCATGAGCTCACTGTTTCCGATGAGGAGCTTTACGCTTATTTGAGGTTTTCTCCGCCTGCGGATCTTCAGCGCATGGAGCCGTTCCAGACAAACGGGCAGTTCGATTATCAGAAATACATGTCGGCGATGGCCGACCCCAATGCCGCGTCTTTCTGGTCGTCGATCGAGCCGTTTGTGAGGCAGGAGATCCAAAAGCAGAAACTCCAGGCGATGGTCATTCAGACGGCGCAGGTGACGGATGATGAGCTTAAGAGAACGTATATTTCTGATAACGAGAAGGTGAAGCTCGGGGTGGTCAATGTACCGTTCGGACGTTTTAGCGGAACGGTACAGCCGGCGGAAGAAGAGCTTCTCGCCTATTATAATCAGCACGCCACGGATTACACGGTCGACGAGCGGGTGGTGCTGAACATGGTAATGATTCCCAAGCAGCCGACCGCTTATGACTGGGAGGTCGACAGCACCCGGGCGGCGTGGCTTTACGATTCGCTTCAGACGGGAGCCAATTTCGCGGAACTGGCTCAGTATTATTCCGAGGATGTTACGGCACAGAGCGGCGGTGACCTGGGATGGTTCAGGCAGGGACAGATGGTGGGGCCGTTCGACTCAACCGTCTTCAGTATGAAACGGGGAGAGATTTCCAAACCGGTCAAGACTGAGTTTGGCTGGCACATCATCAAGTTGCTCGAAACCAGAGACACGGGTACGGGGAAAGACAAGGTCAAAGAGGCGCATGCCGCGCATATTCTCGTGAAGGTGACGCCGTCGGCTGAGACGCTCGATGCGATCCACAAGCGTTTGAGCGATTTCCGGACGGCTGCCGTTGAGCGTGGGTTTGAACAGGCCGCCAGTGACTTCAATCTCGAAATAATAAAGACGAAACCTTTCGCCAAAGGGCAGGCGATAGATAACCTCGGTGCTGACCGTGTCGCCAACGATTTCGCTTTCGCGGCTGAGCTCAATGATATGTCGCTGGTACAGGAGAACCGCGATGAGGCTTATATTCTGCAGCTGGCCGAGAAGCTTCCCGCCGGACAGGCCTCTTTCGATGAGGTCCGTGACCAGGTGAGAATAGCCTATGAAGATCAAGTGCTGCGGACAATGTGTCGGGACACAGCTTCAGCCATTTACGCGGAAACTCAGCAAGGGACCGACCTGAATAAGGCTGCCGAGAAACATGGCGCCGAGTATAAGATCTCCGATAACATTACGAGGAATTCTTACATCAGCGGTCTCGGTGTCGGCAATGAAGCGGTGGGCGTGGCTTTCGCCATGACAGAAAAGGGACAGATTTCCGAGCCGGTGGATTACTCCCGCGGCAGCGCGGTGCTGCAGCTTCTGGAACGCACCTATGCCGACATGACCCAGTTCGAAGCCAAGCGTGATTCGCTTTATCAGGTTGTGCTGCAAAACAAGCAGCGGGAGCTGTACAGTCGCTGGTTCGATCATCTGGTGGAGACATCGGATATCGTCAATAATATCGAAGAAGCTTTCGAGCAGCAGACCGAGTCGTAA
- a CDS encoding ArsC/Spx/MgsR family protein, with translation MAPKRAKFYTYGEDAVCVETQEFIENAGVILEVRDIEKNPLTLDELNHLFRFINIKHFLNTFSEAYSKYRLDHVMPPREKVIELMAQDHTLIRRPIIQASRLLTVGCDRKKISEMLQISLNGAGSKEEPTNVGNRQHRNNQEAASTAGK, from the coding sequence ATGGCTCCCAAGCGCGCGAAATTCTACACCTATGGTGAGGACGCTGTATGCGTAGAAACACAAGAATTCATCGAGAATGCCGGAGTGATTCTTGAAGTACGCGATATCGAAAAAAACCCGCTGACATTGGACGAATTGAACCACCTGTTCAGATTTATCAACATCAAGCACTTCCTGAACACCTTTTCGGAGGCCTACAGCAAGTACCGGCTCGACCATGTCATGCCCCCGCGTGAAAAGGTCATCGAATTGATGGCGCAGGATCATACCCTGATTCGCAGGCCCATCATTCAGGCCTCGCGTCTGCTGACAGTCGGTTGCGACCGAAAAAAGATTTCCGAGATGCTGCAGATCAGCCTGAACGGCGCCGGCTCAAAAGAAGAGCCCACCAACGTCGGCAACCGGCAGCATCGCAACAATCAGGAAGCTGCCTCGACAGCGGGCAAGTAA
- the lipA gene encoding lipoyl synthase, with protein MYKVLYTQSVGENSAHGVRPRAPKKSERAQVPGAILPPWMKTTVKHGPNYARIRSILGEHHLHTVCQEAACPNIRECWDEGTATFMILGKYCTRDCNFCDVLHGQPLGLDEDEPKRVADVVAELKLRQVVITSVTRDDLPDGGASIFARTIELLRRQDKDVKVEFLIPDLGGSFDSLKIVLDSGVDVLGHNVETVGRLHKRVRGVAKLDRSLELLRRASQYDLRPIVKTGFMVGLGETIDELIELMRQIRSTGCDILTIGQYLRPSPLHLPVERYYHPDEFKYLAEVGREIGFGYVEAGPLVRSSYRAFNQSNRLLEKAC; from the coding sequence ATGTATAAAGTCCTATATACACAATCCGTGGGTGAAAACTCGGCGCACGGAGTGCGTCCCCGGGCGCCCAAAAAAAGTGAGCGGGCGCAGGTACCCGGCGCGATTTTGCCGCCGTGGATGAAAACCACCGTAAAACACGGTCCCAATTACGCCCGTATCAGGTCAATCCTGGGAGAACACCACCTCCATACCGTTTGTCAGGAAGCGGCCTGTCCGAATATCAGAGAGTGTTGGGACGAGGGCACAGCGACCTTCATGATCCTCGGCAAATACTGCACCCGCGATTGCAACTTCTGCGACGTACTGCACGGTCAACCGCTCGGCCTCGACGAGGATGAACCCAAGCGGGTTGCCGATGTCGTCGCCGAGCTGAAATTGAGACAAGTCGTGATCACCTCGGTCACGCGAGATGACCTGCCGGATGGGGGAGCTTCTATTTTTGCCCGGACTATAGAGCTCCTCCGAAGGCAGGATAAGGACGTCAAAGTCGAATTTCTGATCCCCGACCTCGGTGGCTCGTTCGATTCTCTCAAAATAGTCCTCGATTCCGGTGTCGATGTCCTCGGTCATAATGTCGAGACAGTCGGCCGCCTCCACAAACGGGTGCGCGGTGTGGCCAAACTCGACCGCTCATTGGAACTGCTTCGCCGGGCGTCTCAATATGATCTCCGGCCCATCGTCAAAACCGGCTTTATGGTCGGTCTTGGGGAGACGATCGACGAACTTATCGAATTAATGCGTCAGATTCGCTCTACCGGCTGCGATATTTTGACCATCGGTCAATATTTACGGCCTTCACCGTTGCATTTACCGGTAGAAAGATATTATCATCCCGATGAGTTCAAATACCTGGCCGAAGTCGGGCGGGAGATTGGATTCGGCTATGTCGAGGCCGGTCCTTTGGTTCGAAGCTCATATAGAGCTTTCAATCAGTCAAACAGACTGCTGGAGAAGGCATGCTGA
- the ispH gene encoding 4-hydroxy-3-methylbut-2-enyl diphosphate reductase: MLKKIIIADHHGFCMGVKRAISIAEETAEKETGRVTILNEIVHNEAVVEKFNRQGVGQAFSVDDVDEGTLIISAHGIAPSVIRAARNKGLKVVDATCPLVSRIYEIINKIVERGFYVIHYGDPNHDETHGIVGHAPEHITVVSSREELLSLPDWTDRKLGLTVQTTAHLEHFAEVEKLAKEKWPHIEVFNTICNATTQRQNAIMDLAPKVNMVLVVGSESSANSRRLARISEAICGRGILIGSAVDIDEEWFAEDQNVQSVGISAGASTPDFLVEQVIEKLVEISGGTAEVIFPERKNRIRKIQRQAK, encoded by the coding sequence ATGCTGAAAAAGATTATCATCGCCGATCATCACGGGTTCTGCATGGGTGTGAAGCGCGCTATCAGTATTGCCGAAGAAACGGCTGAAAAGGAAACCGGCAGGGTTACTATTCTGAACGAGATCGTTCACAACGAGGCTGTCGTCGAAAAATTCAACCGGCAGGGTGTCGGACAGGCGTTCTCGGTTGATGATGTCGATGAAGGCACGCTCATCATCTCGGCGCACGGTATCGCGCCGTCGGTTATCCGGGCCGCGCGGAATAAGGGCCTGAAGGTTGTCGATGCCACCTGTCCGCTGGTGTCGAGAATCTATGAGATCATAAACAAGATCGTCGAACGCGGTTTCTATGTCATTCACTATGGTGACCCCAACCACGACGAAACCCACGGCATTGTCGGGCACGCGCCGGAGCATATCACGGTAGTGTCGAGCCGCGAGGAACTGTTGAGTCTTCCCGACTGGACGGATCGTAAACTGGGTCTGACAGTCCAGACAACCGCCCATCTGGAGCATTTCGCCGAAGTTGAAAAACTGGCCAAAGAGAAATGGCCTCACATAGAAGTATTCAATACCATTTGTAACGCTACCACCCAGCGTCAGAACGCAATAATGGATCTGGCTCCGAAAGTCAACATGGTGCTCGTAGTGGGCTCCGAATCATCGGCCAACTCCCGGCGTCTGGCGCGCATCTCCGAAGCAATTTGCGGCAGGGGCATTCTCATCGGGTCCGCCGTGGATATCGATGAAGAATGGTTCGCCGAAGACCAGAATGTACAATCAGTCGGCATCTCCGCCGGAGCTTCCACCCCTGATTTCCTCGTCGAGCAAGTCATCGAAAAACTGGTGGAAATCTCGGGCGGGACGGCCGAGGTCATTTTTCCGGAAAGAAAAAACAGAATCCGAAAGATCCAGCGTCAGGCAAAGTAA
- the ccsA gene encoding cytochrome c biogenesis protein CcsA: protein MPHFGDFLIYAATACALGSLAFYLLTLRGKDANLIAGRMLFKSTAALVIAAALVLLYLILAHDFSVAYVFAYSSSDLPLGYLISTLWAGQEGTFLLWLTYVTLMGLVMIKTAGKFEEGNMVVVNLFVLSLLMILVKKSPFELLSVAQVEGAGLNPLLQNFWMQIHPPIMFVGFAATLFPFAFAVTGLIQRKYDTWAESARRWTVFAWASLGTSLVMGGYWAYVTLGWGGFWAWDPVENSSFIPWIFLTTQIHVLFIQRKRRGLMRFSLLMVCLSFWSVLYGTFLTRSGVLADFSVHSFVDLGINGFLISSLFFFIGAGLFLIVWRWQDIKPNPSFSAVNSRAYIVALGVVMLFMGGMLTLLGTSAPLLTRVTDNPSNVGLNYYFTTMTPVAVAVLVLIGLFPAFRWNKGLSKPRLLGAGLIAAAVTIAALLFTGFTHQIIYLLFFAAAAMAFVSNSWVLAVSWREGKFAPGYLAHVGLAVALVGAAVSAGFESKKTVTLLENHDVNEMGYNLRFARVVDKQDGFDCHVQVDAEGSQFTAILPHEFPRNAQGVMRRPHVEKFLLLDVYISPVAFEPSTAIDRSVLTLHKDQSARIDEYEITFHDFELDSHGNAGPASVAATLTVRYDDYSEQLAPSLSVDSTSVVALPATFANGRGSISIAGIQPEEGAVMLHVQGGFVPASEPSGASLVIEISKKPLINLFWLGTTICFLSGALSMRKRRKAKQFVVAAQEVALSRQKKSVAS from the coding sequence ATGCCTCACTTCGGTGATTTTCTCATCTATGCCGCGACGGCCTGTGCGCTCGGCTCTCTGGCGTTCTATCTTTTGACACTTCGCGGCAAAGACGCCAATCTGATCGCAGGGCGCATGCTGTTCAAGAGCACCGCCGCTCTGGTCATCGCCGCCGCGCTTGTCCTGCTTTATCTCATCCTCGCGCACGATTTCTCAGTGGCTTACGTCTTCGCTTATTCCTCCTCCGACCTTCCCCTCGGATACCTGATTTCCACCCTCTGGGCGGGACAGGAAGGCACTTTCCTTTTGTGGTTGACCTATGTGACGTTGATGGGGTTGGTGATGATAAAGACAGCGGGGAAGTTCGAGGAGGGCAACATGGTAGTGGTGAACCTGTTTGTGTTATCGTTACTGATGATTCTGGTAAAGAAATCACCGTTCGAGCTGCTTTCGGTTGCGCAGGTTGAAGGCGCCGGTCTGAATCCGCTGCTGCAGAATTTCTGGATGCAGATTCATCCGCCCATAATGTTCGTCGGTTTCGCCGCCACGCTGTTTCCTTTCGCGTTTGCCGTCACCGGTCTGATTCAACGCAAATACGACACATGGGCCGAATCGGCCCGACGTTGGACCGTGTTTGCCTGGGCTTCGCTCGGGACATCGCTGGTTATGGGCGGCTACTGGGCTTATGTCACGTTGGGCTGGGGCGGCTTCTGGGCCTGGGACCCGGTTGAGAATTCGTCGTTCATCCCGTGGATCTTTCTCACCACCCAGATACACGTTTTATTCATCCAGCGCAAGCGCAGAGGCTTGATGCGATTCTCGCTGCTGATGGTCTGTCTGTCATTCTGGTCGGTTCTATACGGAACATTTCTGACCCGCTCCGGTGTGCTGGCCGATTTCTCCGTGCACTCTTTTGTCGATCTCGGTATTAACGGGTTTTTGATTTCAAGCCTGTTTTTCTTCATTGGCGCCGGTCTCTTCCTGATAGTCTGGCGATGGCAGGATATCAAGCCCAACCCATCTTTCTCCGCCGTCAACTCGCGCGCCTATATAGTCGCCCTCGGTGTTGTCATGCTCTTTATGGGAGGCATGCTGACTCTGCTCGGCACCTCGGCGCCGCTGCTTACGCGTGTGACCGATAACCCTTCCAATGTCGGATTGAACTACTATTTCACCACCATGACACCGGTGGCGGTGGCGGTGCTTGTTCTTATCGGATTGTTTCCGGCTTTTCGCTGGAACAAAGGTCTCTCGAAACCGCGTCTCTTGGGCGCGGGATTAATCGCGGCAGCCGTCACCATCGCCGCTCTGCTGTTTACCGGTTTCACGCATCAAATTATTTACCTGCTCTTTTTCGCCGCCGCCGCAATGGCTTTTGTCAGCAACAGCTGGGTGCTGGCTGTCTCGTGGCGAGAGGGAAAATTCGCGCCCGGATATCTGGCGCATGTCGGACTGGCTGTGGCGCTGGTGGGAGCGGCTGTCTCTGCCGGTTTTGAATCCAAAAAGACTGTTACCCTGTTGGAAAATCACGACGTAAACGAAATGGGCTATAACCTGCGGTTTGCCCGGGTTGTGGATAAACAGGACGGCTTCGATTGCCATGTTCAGGTCGATGCCGAAGGCAGCCAGTTTACGGCGATCCTGCCCCACGAATTTCCTCGAAACGCCCAGGGCGTCATGCGCAGACCGCACGTCGAGAAGTTTCTGCTTCTCGATGTCTACATTTCTCCCGTGGCATTTGAACCCTCGACCGCGATTGACCGGTCTGTCCTCACACTGCACAAAGACCAATCGGCGCGGATAGACGAATACGAAATTACCTTCCACGACTTCGAGCTGGACAGTCACGGGAATGCCGGTCCCGCGTCGGTAGCTGCCACCCTCACCGTCAGATATGATGATTACTCCGAACAGTTGGCGCCGTCTCTCAGTGTGGACTCGACATCCGTGGTGGCCCTTCCGGCCACTTTCGCCAACGGACGGGGAAGTATTTCGATTGCGGGCATTCAACCCGAAGAGGGTGCCGTTATGCTCCACGTCCAGGGTGGTTTCGTGCCCGCTTCTGAGCCATCCGGGGCGTCGCTGGTGATCGAAATCTCGAAGAAACCGCTTATCAATCTCTTTTGGCTCGGGACAACCATCTGTTTTCTTTCGGGAGCCCTTTCGATGCGAAAGCGCAGAAAAGCAAAACAGTTTGTTGTCGCGGCCCAGGAGGTCGCCTTAAGCCGGCAGAAAAAAAGTGTCGCCTCTTAA
- a CDS encoding rhomboid family intramembrane serine protease: protein MFIPIKDDAPIRRKPVITVSLIAANTLIFLFSIVQGARGFQMITYQFGYIPFELIHATELTPQLPAPVYLTAFTSMFMHGGWMHLIGNMLFLWIYGNNIEDYFGPIKFIFFYLLSGLAAIGLYTLFGPNSEIPLVGASGAIAGVMGGYMVLHPRARITVLMIFVFIQFMVLPAKVVLGIWFAYQLLMSFMGSSTGGGVAWMAHVGGFAFGYLLLRLFAKNRGISPPSDGQRVFKMDW from the coding sequence ATGTTTATACCGATAAAAGATGATGCTCCGATTAGGCGAAAACCGGTCATAACGGTGTCTCTCATCGCGGCAAACACGCTGATCTTCCTGTTCTCAATCGTCCAGGGAGCAAGGGGCTTCCAGATGATTACGTACCAGTTCGGCTATATTCCCTTCGAGCTGATCCATGCCACCGAATTGACCCCGCAACTTCCCGCTCCGGTTTACCTGACCGCTTTCACTTCCATGTTCATGCACGGCGGGTGGATGCACCTCATCGGCAACATGCTCTTTCTGTGGATTTACGGCAACAATATCGAAGATTATTTCGGGCCGATAAAATTCATCTTTTTCTATCTGCTATCCGGGCTGGCCGCAATAGGCCTCTATACGCTTTTTGGACCCAACAGCGAAATTCCTCTCGTGGGCGCATCCGGAGCTATCGCGGGCGTGATGGGAGGCTACATGGTACTCCACCCAAGGGCAAGAATCACTGTCCTGATGATATTCGTCTTTATCCAATTTATGGTTCTTCCCGCGAAAGTTGTTCTCGGAATCTGGTTCGCATACCAGCTTTTGATGTCGTTCATGGGAAGTTCCACGGGCGGGGGAGTGGCCTGGATGGCCCACGTTGGAGGCTTCGCTTTCGGTTATCTTCTCCTGAGGTTATTTGCGAAAAACCGGGGAATCAGCCCTCCCTCGGACGGACAACGCGTCTTCAAAATGGACTGGTAA